In Coffea eugenioides isolate CCC68of chromosome 4, Ceug_1.0, whole genome shotgun sequence, the genomic stretch ATTACCCTTTAGGATAAAATTGAAACACAGGAAAGTAACCTATAGCAAGTTTTAACTCCATTTCCACTACAAAAAATCTTCTGCAATTGTTTTTGCAAACGCAAGAAGAATAATTCATAAACTCTCAAGAAACCTTTATAACCGTTATGCAAAAGCAACTTATTCATTCTAAAATTTTAGCATCAATTTGATTACCTATTGGACGTATCAACGTCAATAAGATAATATGTATTTTCTGATACACGAGACATAataagaattaaacttgcattaatgtagacctaacaaaatgagaaaagtGGCATaacaaataatacaataataagaaTAACATATTTGGTATAACAAATTTGGTAtagtctaaaattttttttttttttttgcagatagTTCACGAATATAAGGTGCAACCACTAAAAAGAATGACATGCATATGTaatgtaaaaatgaatataaaatgAATGTAGTTACATTGTGTCATCCGGTATTCGGGTCCATAGTGGAAACCGAACTTCAATAATGGAAAGCCAAAGTTGAAGCTTACTTCAGACGCTATGGGGAAGAAGTGGGGTCACCAAATATTTGGTACAAAGGAAAGACTTGCAATAACATAGTACGGAAGTCAGTCTGCTGTTTGCTTCCATCCGTACACGCTTCTACTTGATTCCCTATACACGCGCTCTCCAACAATTTAACGTCTCCGTTTGGACCGTTTTGCCCCCAACACGTGTCGCTCTCTGCCGGCATTCCTACCATAGGCAGGTTCTTACCATAAAGGTATCCGTGTTGGCCTATCTTTGATTTCTTCTTCGCACGCGTATGGACTAAAACACCTTGTCACAATCACTAGACGAAGGACTTGGCAAATTACCGACTGCTTTCAGTGCCGTGCGGTCAGTTGTGTTTCCAATGTGACTATAGGTGTCCAATTTCAATTGACGTGAAGAAGCATGGCACCTAGAGCTAAGATTCCAATTGTGACCGGAAATGGTTTGTTATTGATAGATATGGCCCATTGCTTAATGTAAGAATGTGTGGACGTTATTAATTTAGCAGATGAAACATCTGGATCACTCGCTACAcaaaacatttttcttttctaacaaaatttcaattcacTCAAAATATTCAAATTGAAGGTGTTATTTACATTAACATGAAAGTGAGAAGCATATAATGAATGGCACCGCAAGGGAATTTAGGATTATCTGATTTTTATTCCATTGTTTAGAGCAATATACTGTGAACGTGAATTTTTATGTGACCTGACCTCAGAGAATAAAACAGCACAATTTTCAGAAAAAGAGACGTAATTGTTCAAGATAAATAGATAATCTCATAGGCACATAATTGTTTGGCTTTTTATTattgggggggggggaggggggggggacATGGTTAGTTCTATTTTGTACCCCTGAGTTGACCCTAATTCTCACTTGATCCCTGAGCTAAAATATGAGATATTTCACTTTCCTAGATCTTAATATCGTTCCACTTTAATCCAATACTTAACAGAATATTCCAAACTATTTTGTTAGTTTGTGTACATCTTGTTGACAATTgaattaaaatgaaaagaatttAAGAGGTTGAGGAATAAAGTGTCTCAAACTACAGTTTAAGGATCAAAGTAAGAATCGAGATATATTTCGAAGGTGCAAGATAAAATTAACCCCGAAAAACAAGAAGAACGACTTTTTAATTGAACAACTTATAATACAACTTGAACCATTTTGGGTAGAGCTGTAGGCTTTCAGAAAGTTAAGATAGAACCTTAAATTGTTCCTGTGAGAGATGACTATCCATCATCATCTTGAGCCACCATCGACGAGTAGGTCCTGGCCAGTGATACATGAAGAATCATCGGAGGCAAGGAATAAAACAGCGTCCGCCACATTATTGGCTTTTAACGCCTTCCCTTTcaagcttgaaagttgacaaACCTCTTCAGCTTCCTCTGCCGTGATCTTAAATTGATTACAAACCATAGGTGTTACCGCCGCGCTCGGCGACACTGAGTTTACCCGTATTCCATGCTCTCCGAGTTGCTTGCCGGTGCATCTCATCAGCCCCAACACCGCATGCTTGGACATGTGATAATCTGTTCGAATTTGTCCTCCACTACTTCCAAATGTACTAGCCGTGCAGACTATGCTACCTTTGATGCCCTGAGAGACCATCGCGCGAGCTGCATGTTTCACGCAGGCAGCCACGCCGTCCACATTTATGGCGAAGAGATGGTGAAGTTGGGAGAAGTCGAGATCCAGAACTGTCTGATCTGACTGGCTTACTATGCCTGCGTTGGCGAACATGATGTCGAGCTGGCCATGAGTCTTTAGAGTCCATTCGACCATGGCTAGGACTTGCTGTTCATCAGCAACATCGCAGTGGACGTAACTGCAAGTGTTGGAGCCAATGGACTCCGCCACCTTTTGGCCCTTTTCGTCCTGGATATCGGCGATTACCACCCGTGCTCCGTGAGTGGAAAAAAGTCGTGCTGTTGCTTCCCCTATGCCGCTAGCGCCGCCGGTGATTATGGCTACTTTTCCTTCCAGTTTTTTCAACTGAAGAGTAGGTCTAGACATATTCTGTCCAAGAAGGTCGAGGATAAATGTAAAATTGCACTAAAGTGTCTTCTTGATATCCAATCTTTTGGAAGGCTTGCCCTTTAATGTATACTGGCGTAGTTATTTATTGTGCTTGTTGGCTAGTTTTGGAGAACGTCGCCATATGTAAAATATAGGATTTAATATGTACCATGCATAATAACTAGTTGATTTACATAAAGGAAAGtagcaataatttttttttctttttctcttcggAGAGAATCAACAGTCATTTTTCACTTACCCTTGTTAATATCCTATTGATGATTCGAACTCTCGATTATAAGTAAAATGTCTTACCAATTAACTTGCACTATGTTGTCAGAAAGTAGCAAAATTATCGACGTTAAAGAGTAATAATATAAGTTTACGTTGTGTAGTAGTATATATTTCTGATTTTTACTATCACAACCATGATATGCTACTGTCATTCTTTtaaccaaaataaaaataaaagctaCTAATTTCAAAAAGATCCACTAAAAATATCTATTGATGATACGTCTCACTTCATGCAGGCATATTGGCAGTTATCGAACTAGTTGCCATGAGTTTGGGCCTTTGATTTGTGACACTACGTGTTTAAATTTCAACAATTAGCCCTTTCCTGAAAATATCATCAATCTTAATTTGCGCGGGCAGCATATGTTTTGTGCAATTGCTTTGACTCATGATAATGAATTGAGTCAAAATCACTTAAACTTTTATTCTAACGAGAAAAAGAAGAATATTTTTTGCAAATGTAAGATGATGGTTGTGAAGAATACCAATTTGCACCATAATGACTTGTtgattaaccaaaaaaaatgcTACTAAAATAAAAGATGCACTGAAAATATCTATTGGTGATGCCTCTCGCATCATACATCCACAACTGATGCAGTAGAAGTTGTCACGATTCCATGACAAGTTGTGACGTTTTTTGACTTTTAATTCGCGAAGGATATTTTTGCAAATGTAAGACTCGAAGAATGCCACCATAGAATGGGTGGCAAATTCCTCAAAatattgattattttttttaaaaaaaaaaacagtcaATTAGGGCTCCAACACGTAGCTTTTCTCATTCTATGCCCGTCACGCTGACAAGGAATGATGGGCAAAATAATTCttaaaaaaagggataatttcagaaacctcctctcttgagatttgaaaaattacacgtACCTCCCTTATcatttaaaatgataaatttaCCCTTAAATATTTTGATGAAATTCCCTTTTTTGGCATGCTTATATTTAGAATgggttttaaaattattatttcattctttttcgttcttattcttcttcttttttgaatttttttgacaagttaattttatatttaatccaatatttttgctaatctttattttctattttttggtactAAAactaacaataaataaaaaattaaatgaattatttcaacattttcttttctatcttataaatctaaatctaTAATAAAGTGTCATCAAAAGTATCctatcatagtgataaaattattattataattatttatcagatagtaGGTATGTACATGAAAAATTTGGTACCTCtttcttataattatactagataatcttataattgtatagaGAAATAAATTAACTCATTATATAAGGGCATtttttgggtattcatttaaaatATTGGCCAattcaatattattttaaggttttgttactaaaaatatcaaatcaagggaaatgagtgtaatttttcaaaccttgAGAGAGTTTAGCGAAATTGTCAGAAACATCAAGgaagatttctgaaattatccctaagaaaaatatgaggtgCCGTCGTGCCAAGTAGTCAGGATGATGGGGTCATTCTTGTCTGGCTCGTCGTGCTGATCTTGCTTGCAGTTTTATAACGCAAAGTATCGAAGCCTCTTCAAAATGGTATAGCGGTTTCTACCATTTCTTTGGTATTAGACTGACACAATGGTACAAGGTATTCTGCCTCGCATCAAGTCAATAGGAACCAAAGGACAACTGACAAGGCTGACTTCACCTTGAAAATGAAGCACAAAATAAGAGAGTATAACTAAAAGATTACCGGTAAGCTGATAAAGATTTGTGCTGAGAATTGCATCACATGACAGGCAGGTTATGAATGTGAATGTTTAGTTATATATTAAAATgataatatttcaataaaaaaaattttagtctccaaaatttataattttaagCACATTTAGAACAATTGATGGAACTTAACATTGATTAACAGTCAAAATCGTTTTAGCAATAAAATTCTATTTCAATTTTTCCTATATTATAACCTCCTAATTTTTGTTCTGTATATCAAATATGTATTATTATCCAATTTTAACTTATTTAACGAAGATATACTTTTTAGGTTAAATGATAATGTTGTGCCTATATTATTCTATATAGAGTACATAGTGGCTAACGACACTGTGTTATCTAATTTGAATTATTTATCTATAGAACCAAAAAAGTAAAACAATCAAAAtatatttcataaaaaaaaaactatagtaGGTAAACTACATATAACCAAGAGACATTTAAAATACTTTGAACTCGTGCTAAATTGCTCTAGTAGTAGGGGCACAATTTATATACTTTTCTCAGTTTTCTGTCTATTAAATCCAAAGTTTCAATGGAAAGTTTTAAAATAGTTACTTTGCTATTTGTTTACCTTAATATTTTACCACAACCCTCCCCCCGTTACCTTAAGAATCTTATTGAATGATTCAAAGAATTAtacaaaatattaatttcaTCTTAAATTCAATTGATAAtctattaaaattgaaaaaagaaaacaaacctGATTTACTTATAGTTCATATTCTTTATAGTTTGAATGGATATCTAATTGAGCGTTTAAATATCAATAcaagtaacaaaaaaaaaattcattatcAATTAATTCTCCATAATGCAAAaccatacatacatatataatgCTACATTTGGGACCAGTTATGCAAGAGTAAAAGTCTACGAGAAACAAGTGGGATGAATAcacaaaataaaacaataaaagaaagaaGTTTCGTGAACCTTTGCACATTTTCAACATAATTTCAATCtaatttgcatttcttttcctttgaaaccgttAATATCACTATTTAAAATCTAAGATACCATGATGATCCAAATTCGAAACATTGCTATAAAAAATGCAAAGTCAAAACTATTCAGTAGTGGCAACTTGACTTTGATCTTTAATCATCATTTTTTCGTCAATTTACTAAATATGCTTAAGATTTGAAACACTGGGGACCAAATTTGTTTTGATCCAAGCATTAATGATCAGTCTTACACACATGCAGAGTATTATAAACAGGAATTgtatttcttccaaattttgGATATATGTTATGTATTGATTTAAATTACAagttttaaacttattttcttCATAATGGTTGGTTAGTGATgatttagttttaatattatcGTGATgtcattttctaataaaatggAGGTGATTTGTCACTTAATCATAAATTTTAATCTCTTTTTGCCTAAAAATATGTTCAAGTTCAGGAGTACCAGTTGTAAAaagtttttatgttatttgaaagaaaattattcattcattagTAAATTCGGGCATGTCATCTTGTATTATATTATCCATGAAAATATATGGAATACTTTTAATGTGAAAATTGTTTGATGTCCTACTTTTAGAATAGACAATAAGCAgttatatttttgtatttataccTATTAAAAATATTTCTTAACTGTATCACTACATAGTTTAATTAATACGAATATTTGATTTCAAGCATGTATACATTAGTACAAATACCATTAGTATTACTAGTGATAAATGGTGCACTCAATCTATGTACAATTTAAACAATCATTTTTTATATGGAACAAAATGgcataaaattttaataaacaaaaaactttgatcttttaaaaaaaaatttaatattattttaatgaatttgGTAATTATAATGTTTGTGGTTGGTTATTGGTGAAAGTTAGTTGTGGTATTGGTTCACAATACATAGCCAACATGTTAATCAGATGATAAAAGTATAATTAAGtgatggattaatctttcctacactaacagtgtatacactatcaaaGTTGGATGAAttacaaatatgcaaaatttaaatttaaaattcaacttttgcatatATGTCATAGATTCAATAGTGATAGTGTATAcgctgtcagtgtatataagttttgctcGTAAGTGATTGCGATGATAATGCTGAAAATTTAAAAGTGACAAATATGGTCTAATTAAATTCACCTATACGCACTGCGGTTATTATGTCATCAATTCATTCTCATTAATTTGGTCTAATACCATtacaaatgcatttttaaaatatttctttATGTTCTACccacaaaatataaaaaacaatCATGCAACAACATATTACTTCTGCTACAAATATTCCAtctcaactaattaattaaccaTTCGTTTACTCATTTACAGTTATTAATTCATAtgattggtttaattaattGCACATACTAATTTACGATCATTTTCCTCCTACCCATGATTGGTTTAAGGGCTACTCACATTTAATCCCCTTAAGGTATATCCTAtttatcaatttaccccataacctttaattttgctcacttaatcCCCTACaggacaaaattacccttgcattattttgactttttatttaccttgttttcttttcttttatttcttttcctctttattctttatttaattctttctctttcccacaaaatattcaccttaatgattgaaattaaaaaaaaaggaattgcagagatctatcttctccttaaatgattaaaaaaaaattcaaatcactttcctaaaatacaatttttttagcatttcaattcttttaattttgaattttcctctttcctttatagtttctcattttattctcaagaaaatatcataagatgaaattgttttcctttcttttatttctttttctctttcttctttcttttatcattcccaatagaaaattcaatttcaacgaaaatttttgttttgaatttgtaattgcatatttttAGGTGAAGATTAAAAtggcatcaaaaactaattttgatttattgtatGATACCaggtgtcacaaatttcaattgatgattattaatcaggtcacaatttcattttaagatatttttttgggaataaaatgagaaactaggaaggaaagaggaaaatcaaaaaataaaagactagaaaggttaaaaaaattgtattttaggaaattgatttgaatatttttttaatcatttaaggagaagataaaTCTCTgtaatttctcttttttaatttcaatcagtaaggtgaaaatttttgtgggaaagaggaagaatttaataaagaagaaagagaaaaagaaataaaagaaaggaaaacaaggtaaatgaaaagtcaaataATGCAAGGACAGTTTTGTCCTATAGGAGATTAAgcgagcaaaattaaaggttagagGGTAAACTGAAAAATGAGGTATACCTTAAGGGGATTAAATTTGATTAACCCTTGGTTTAATTCTCCTCGTTAATTgcttcaaccactcacaagTTGCTTTTTAACTTCCCCGACTCTGCCCACCACAACAATAGCTCTGCACTTTCAGTTCTCTCAATGATCTTTATGTCCATTCAATCTGGGTCCCATAACCCTGTCACAACAGCACCTCGTTCCTCTCAATCTTTATTAAGCCTTATGTCTCCCGGTAAAATTTAGCACTCATGTGCCTGATCCAAACCGCTTTGATGTCAGTAATTGTGATCGTGTCTTACATTTACGTGATCCGTACCCCTTACCAACCGATTGGTACAAACCACTATACCATTTTGTAGAATTTTCGCGCAAAGTATTAGTGTGGGCCATGCAAAAATTGGCATTGGTGAAATGATAAGGGAAGTGGGGTAGCGTTGGCTAGCTTAGAATAATTAGAGCTACGATGGAACTTTTCAATGTTTCGGATCGTAAATTATTAGCATAATTTTAATTACTTACGTCgtcaatatattttttaattaattttttattttattacaCCACGTCAAATAGTGCTATAACATTTTTCATTATTCAAAATAAcctactatccaaacacactcacgTATGTTCACTTTACAAGTTGCGCTAGTATAGCTGTAAAATAGAATGGTATAAGTTTGTAAAATTTTGTATAAAAGCTCAAATGggatttttcaaattcatttcaaatATTTCGAGAAAACCGACACAATAAACAATTTAGGAGCTGAAAATTATATTGTTTTTGAGTGTTAGAGGACTATTCTTAATTTTGTATTCAAAGTTTGAAGAGAAAATCCGATTTTTATCAGTCAAATTTCGATCtcatagacaaaaaaaaaaaaaaaaaaaattcggtgATTGGGGCCTCAACTATCCTCTATTTTAGTCTTTTAGATAATCAAATCTATTACTCAAAATTAACAACAGCCTGGAATTTTTTCGAGAAACGCCTCAGTCAGAGACATAGCTGGCtgagtttttttcttttttaatcatCAATAAACCATGAATCGAATGACATTTGAGTGGCTGTGGTGCTTAACTGAAGGATAGAAGTAAGGGATGCtggtttaaattttttttttttttaattcattctCTTTGAGATACGGATGCTAGTGAAGTTGGGTTTTTTAATCAATGACATTTCATTTAGTTCTGAATCCTGTCACGTTATGTCTAACCCAATCATCCAAATGTGTGAGCTGCCCATGTCCGTTGGCCCTTACTTATAAgtctcatcatttttttttactgtaACGACAGTATTTCTataatctaattaattttaatttaaggGGAGGAAAGTCTAAAGAGACTGTATATGCAGGGCTAATATGTATAAAAATCTACTAGACCAAAGAGATATTCTGACACttcatttgaatttttttactGTAGATAGAATTCGAATCTTGACCTATAGTCCAAAATGAGgctttaatcttttttttatgGCCACTAAGTCAAAACTCAGTGATTTGAACTATGTGGAGTTTAATCCATTGTAGATTACACTCGGTTGAGAGTGAGAGTGTAATCCACTGCAGGTAAAGAATTATTGAGGCGATCCCCACAACATCCCATTATTGAACAAGTTTTATATATGTGATATTGTTGGATTCAACAAATCCTGCCTTGCTGATATCTATCCATTTTACTTTCCCATTGAAGAAACACCAATATTCCGTCCTTCACCCTCAACCAAAGTTGTAGAGGATATGGATGAATTTCAAGGATTGCTACAAACAATTCCTAAAGTAAACTGGGATGGACTGTTGCTATACTACTACAACAATTTTTGGTGTCCAGGAGAAGTGCTTAAATCCACAATTTTCTTTCAAAGAAACTTCAAAGCTAAGGATTCCGACATTATCTTAGCTTCCATCCCTAAATCAGGCACCACTTGGCTAAAATCACTAAGCTTTAGCATCATCAACCGCAAGAAGTGCACAACACCAGAGAGCCCTCTCCTCATCACCAATCCTCATGATCTTGTAAGTTGCATGGAGTATGATTTATTTCTGAATAGCGAAAATCCTGATCTTGAGGCCTTCTCATGTCCAAGAATTTTCTCAACACACCTACCCTACCATGCCCTTcctcaatcaattttgaatac encodes the following:
- the LOC113768507 gene encoding (-)-isopiperitenol/(-)-carveol dehydrogenase, mitochondrial-like; its protein translation is MSRPTLQLKKLEGKVAIITGGASGIGEATARLFSTHGARVVIADIQDEKGQKVAESIGSNTCSYVHCDVADEQQVLAMVEWTLKTHGQLDIMFANAGIVSQSDQTVLDLDFSQLHHLFAINVDGVAACVKHAARAMVSQGIKGSIVCTASTFGSSGGQIRTDYHMSKHAVLGLMRCTGKQLGEHGIRVNSVSPSAAVTPMVCNQFKITAEEAEEVCQLSSLKGKALKANNVADAVLFLASDDSSCITGQDLLVDGGSR